A single Anopheles arabiensis isolate DONGOLA chromosome X, AaraD3, whole genome shotgun sequence DNA region contains:
- the LOC120906202 gene encoding UNC93-like protein isoform X1: protein MHGGGVDTDKQNGGDTASLREKVQLRRGEKWRILKNIITVSVAFMVQFTAFQGTANLQSSINAKDGLGTVSLSVVYAALVVSCIFLPTLVIRKLTVKWTLCVSMLCYAPYIASQFYPRFYTLLPAGVLLGLGAAPMWASKATYLTQLGQVYAKLTDQSVEAIIVRFFGFFFLAWQTAELWGNLISSLVLSSGAHGAASVTDELGNGTGGSHHDDSNLESCGANFCVVETSNNANLQRPPDSEIFEISAIYLSCIVAAVVIIAVFLDPLSRYGERRRGSISATEISGMQLLSATFKQLKKANQQLLIPITVFIGMEQAFIGADFTQAYVSCALGIHQIGYVMICFGVVNAICSIIFGSAMKYIGRVVIIILGAIVHGACIIYLLYWRPHPDHQIVFFILSGLWGIGDAVWQTQINGLYGALFRRNKEAAFSNYRLWESVGFVVAYAYSTNLCARMKLYLLFGVLVCGMVGYTIVEIRQLKKEKHLKKLEEIPKQQQTEADRKVIEEDDEKDELEEDIVVTHL from the exons ATGCACGGTGGAGGAGTAGACACCGACAAG CAGAACGGTGGCGATACGGCCTCGCTGCGAGAGAAGGTACAGCTGCGAAGGGGAGAAAAATGGCGCATCCTGAAGAACATCATCACGGTGTCGGTGGCGTTTATGGTGCAGTTTACCGCGTTCCAG GGCACGGCAAATCTGCAATCCTCGATCAATGCAAAGGACGGGCTCGGCACGGTGTCGCTCAGCGTCGTCTACGCGGCGCTGGTAGTGTCCTGCATCTTTCTGCCCACGCTCGTCATCCGCAAGCTCACCGTGAAGTGGACGCTGTGCGTGAGCATGCTCTGCTACGCGCCGTACATTGCCTCGCAGTTCTATCCACGGTTCTACACCCTGCTGCCCGCGGGCGTGCTGCTAGGCCTGGGCGCTGCCCCGATGTGGGCCAGTAAGGCCACCTATCTGACGCAGCTCGGCCAGGTGTACGCCAAGCTGACGGACCAGTCGGTCGAGGCGATCATCGTGCGGTTCTTCGGGTTCTTCTTTCTTGCCTGGCAAACGGCTGAGCTGTGGGGCAATCTGATCTCCAGCCTCG TGCTGTCCAGCGGTGCGCACGGTGCGGCCTCGGTCACCGACGAGCTGGGAAATGGAACGGGTGGCTCCCATCATGATGATTCGAACCTGGAAAGCTGCGGCGCCAACTTCTGTGTGGTCGAAACGTCCAACAACGCCAACCTGCAGCGTCCTCCGGATTCGGAGATTTTTGAAATCTCTGCCATCTATCTGTCCTGCATCGTGGCCGCCGTGGTTATCATTGCCGTGTTTCTGGATCCACTCTCGCG GTACGGTGAGCGGCGGCGCGGGTCCATCTCGGCGACGGAAATATCCGGCATGCAGCTACTGTCGGCCACGTTCAAGCAGCTGAAGAAGGCcaaccagcagctgctgatTCCGATTACCGTGTTTATCGGCATGGAGCAGGCATTCATCGGTGCGGACTTTACGCAGGCGTACGTGTCGTGCGCGCTCGGCATTCACCAGATCGGCTACGTGATGATCTGCTTCGGCGTGGTTAACGCCATCTGCTCCATCATCTTCGGTTCCGCCATGAAGTACATCGGACGCGTCGTTATCATTATCCTAG GCGCGATCGTTCATGGAGCATGCATAATCTACCTTTTGTACTGGCGGCCTCATCCCGACCATCAGATAGTATTCTTCATCCTTTCCGGCCTGTGGGGCATCGGTGATGCCGTGTGGCAGACCCAGATCAATG GACTTTACGGTGCCCTGTTCCGTCGCAACAAGGAGGCCGCCTTTTCCAACTACCGGCTGTGGGAGTCGGTTGGGTTCGTCGTCGCCTACGCCTACTCTACGAATCTGTGCGCCCGCATGAAGCTGTACCTGCTGTTTGGCGTGCTCGTGTGCGGCATGGTTGGCTACACGATCGTCGAAATACGGCAGCTGAAGAAG GAGAAGCATCTCAAGAAGCTGGAAGAAATCccgaaacagcagcaaacggaaGCGGACCGGAAGGTCATCGAAGAGGACGACGAAAAGGACGAGCTGGAGGAAGACATTGTGGTTACCCATCTTTGA
- the LOC120906202 gene encoding UNC93-like protein isoform X2 yields MHGGGVDTDKNGGDTASLREKVQLRRGEKWRILKNIITVSVAFMVQFTAFQGTANLQSSINAKDGLGTVSLSVVYAALVVSCIFLPTLVIRKLTVKWTLCVSMLCYAPYIASQFYPRFYTLLPAGVLLGLGAAPMWASKATYLTQLGQVYAKLTDQSVEAIIVRFFGFFFLAWQTAELWGNLISSLVLSSGAHGAASVTDELGNGTGGSHHDDSNLESCGANFCVVETSNNANLQRPPDSEIFEISAIYLSCIVAAVVIIAVFLDPLSRYGERRRGSISATEISGMQLLSATFKQLKKANQQLLIPITVFIGMEQAFIGADFTQAYVSCALGIHQIGYVMICFGVVNAICSIIFGSAMKYIGRVVIIILGAIVHGACIIYLLYWRPHPDHQIVFFILSGLWGIGDAVWQTQINGLYGALFRRNKEAAFSNYRLWESVGFVVAYAYSTNLCARMKLYLLFGVLVCGMVGYTIVEIRQLKKEKHLKKLEEIPKQQQTEADRKVIEEDDEKDELEEDIVVTHL; encoded by the exons ATGCACGGTGGAGGAGTAGACACCGACAAG AACGGTGGCGATACGGCCTCGCTGCGAGAGAAGGTACAGCTGCGAAGGGGAGAAAAATGGCGCATCCTGAAGAACATCATCACGGTGTCGGTGGCGTTTATGGTGCAGTTTACCGCGTTCCAG GGCACGGCAAATCTGCAATCCTCGATCAATGCAAAGGACGGGCTCGGCACGGTGTCGCTCAGCGTCGTCTACGCGGCGCTGGTAGTGTCCTGCATCTTTCTGCCCACGCTCGTCATCCGCAAGCTCACCGTGAAGTGGACGCTGTGCGTGAGCATGCTCTGCTACGCGCCGTACATTGCCTCGCAGTTCTATCCACGGTTCTACACCCTGCTGCCCGCGGGCGTGCTGCTAGGCCTGGGCGCTGCCCCGATGTGGGCCAGTAAGGCCACCTATCTGACGCAGCTCGGCCAGGTGTACGCCAAGCTGACGGACCAGTCGGTCGAGGCGATCATCGTGCGGTTCTTCGGGTTCTTCTTTCTTGCCTGGCAAACGGCTGAGCTGTGGGGCAATCTGATCTCCAGCCTCG TGCTGTCCAGCGGTGCGCACGGTGCGGCCTCGGTCACCGACGAGCTGGGAAATGGAACGGGTGGCTCCCATCATGATGATTCGAACCTGGAAAGCTGCGGCGCCAACTTCTGTGTGGTCGAAACGTCCAACAACGCCAACCTGCAGCGTCCTCCGGATTCGGAGATTTTTGAAATCTCTGCCATCTATCTGTCCTGCATCGTGGCCGCCGTGGTTATCATTGCCGTGTTTCTGGATCCACTCTCGCG GTACGGTGAGCGGCGGCGCGGGTCCATCTCGGCGACGGAAATATCCGGCATGCAGCTACTGTCGGCCACGTTCAAGCAGCTGAAGAAGGCcaaccagcagctgctgatTCCGATTACCGTGTTTATCGGCATGGAGCAGGCATTCATCGGTGCGGACTTTACGCAGGCGTACGTGTCGTGCGCGCTCGGCATTCACCAGATCGGCTACGTGATGATCTGCTTCGGCGTGGTTAACGCCATCTGCTCCATCATCTTCGGTTCCGCCATGAAGTACATCGGACGCGTCGTTATCATTATCCTAG GCGCGATCGTTCATGGAGCATGCATAATCTACCTTTTGTACTGGCGGCCTCATCCCGACCATCAGATAGTATTCTTCATCCTTTCCGGCCTGTGGGGCATCGGTGATGCCGTGTGGCAGACCCAGATCAATG GACTTTACGGTGCCCTGTTCCGTCGCAACAAGGAGGCCGCCTTTTCCAACTACCGGCTGTGGGAGTCGGTTGGGTTCGTCGTCGCCTACGCCTACTCTACGAATCTGTGCGCCCGCATGAAGCTGTACCTGCTGTTTGGCGTGCTCGTGTGCGGCATGGTTGGCTACACGATCGTCGAAATACGGCAGCTGAAGAAG GAGAAGCATCTCAAGAAGCTGGAAGAAATCccgaaacagcagcaaacggaaGCGGACCGGAAGGTCATCGAAGAGGACGACGAAAAGGACGAGCTGGAGGAAGACATTGTGGTTACCCATCTTTGA